TGTACACCAATGGTTACTTTATAATCTTCACTAAAAGTGTCTTGTACAAATCGTCTTATTAAAGAAGATTTTCCTACACCAAAGTGACCAATTAGAACTATTTTTTTAGATATTTTCATTTTCAAAGTAATCTTTTAGTTTAGTGCTGAAAACCTCACTATTATTTAAATCTGTTTTGTTTATTACATTTTGGGCAAAATCTAAGAGCTTATCTTCAAGTTTGCTTCTAAATGTTGCGGTAAATGCACCTGATATTGCTACTGCAATATAATAATTTGAAAAATTTTGTAGATGTATATGGTAATTTTCATATTCGATATACTCCAGATTTTGGGCTTCTGTAGTAAATGCATCTTCTGCAAAACTTTTTATAGCAGTTAGCATTCCTGCCACTGTATCTTGATCTATAGTATTTGTTTTGGAGTACTCTGAGACAACTAAACCTGAGCCACTCTCAATGACCATGATTTGCTCTATTTTAGATTTAAATTGATCTTGGATTAATAAATCCCCTTCTGAGACCCCTGATCTTTTAGATCTAAATTTTCTTTTAAAATTTTTAAAAGAAAAGGTGTTGTTTACACTGTTGTTAATGTTTTCAGAGAGTACTTGTATTTCTTTTTGGACGTAGCGTTTTATTAACTTTCCAATAATCGGGAATAAGGCTTCAACAATGGCATCCTGAGAGTTTTTAATTTCCGATTTTAATGTTTCGGTAATTGTTGGTCCTAAGGTTTTAGGCATGTCTTTAATAAATGTTTCTAGTTTTTTGTCTAGAATAGGATCTATATGTTCCGATAAATTATTTTGCTTAGTGATTAGATCTTCAAGCACCTTAATTTTTTCTTCTAATGATGTCACATACTCGTGCTCATCTTTAAGTAAGATGTCTCTAAGGCTTTTTAATTTATCGTCTTGATTCATTTGTAAATCAAGGTTTTACTGACTTATTTTTTCGCCTAATTTTGTAAAGAGTTCGCCTAATAATTTTCGGTCTACTTTTTTCTCGTTTAATGCATCTGCTTTGTCTTCAAAGCTATTTTCAAGCTCAGTAATTCTAATATTGATATCCGTACTTAGGTTATCAATATTTTGAAGTATTTCGGACTTTACGTCATCCATCAGTGCTTCTAATTCTTGCTTTTTGGTAAGAATATCTTGTTTTAGTGTTTCAAACTCGCTATCATAAGCTTGCATGTTTTCACCAAAAATAAGCTGTTTTATGGCGTCTATCTTTGACGTCGCGTCCGTAGATGATTGCACAGTTTGGTCCTTTA
This portion of the Olleya sp. Bg11-27 genome encodes:
- a CDS encoding cell envelope biogenesis protein OmpA, translating into MNQDDKLKSLRDILLKDEHEYVTSLEEKIKVLEDLITKQNNLSEHIDPILDKKLETFIKDMPKTLGPTITETLKSEIKNSQDAIVEALFPIIGKLIKRYVQKEIQVLSENINNSVNNTFSFKNFKRKFRSKRSGVSEGDLLIQDQFKSKIEQIMVIESGSGLVVSEYSKTNTIDQDTVAGMLTAIKSFAEDAFTTEAQNLEYIEYENYHIHLQNFSNYYIAVAISGAFTATFRSKLEDKLLDFAQNVINKTDLNNSEVFSTKLKDYFENENI
- a CDS encoding fructose 1,6-bisphosphatase encodes the protein MANTDKIKDQTVQSSTDATSKIDAIKQLIFGENMQAYDSEFETLKQDILTKKQELEALMDDVKSEILQNIDNLSTDINIRITELENSFEDKADALNEKKVDRKLLGELFTKLGEKISQ